In Lachancea thermotolerans CBS 6340 chromosome H complete sequence, a single genomic region encodes these proteins:
- a CDS encoding CAP domain-containing protein (some similarities with uniprot|P47032 Saccharomyces cerevisiae YJL079C PRY1 Protein of unknown function, has similarity to Pry2p and Pry3p and to the plant PR-1 class of pathogen related proteins) encodes MKLSQIALVSATAVGAALAAPAAQTTVTEHVHQEHTATVRAAVYVDNGSTYTSLTTEQPSDAVATATASASEATGSVVVVVTTLYGSGAASSAPVSSAESTSSAPLVTAVAQKAAAVSETASESSEAATSSAASSADAGTSAAETSVAASTSSSAAPETTTVAATSESSTSSTSSPAKTSTSAAETSSSAAAETSISTSSPAATSSASSTSSSAAASSTSGSSSFASAILQAHNDKRSLHQDTSSLSWSDELASYAQDYADNYDCSGTLTHSGGPYGENLAAGYSGTGAVDAWYSEIKSYDWSDPNYSSSTGHFTQLVWKSTSEVGCGIKSCGSGTGDYVICSYKSAGNVIGSFAENVKSLN; translated from the coding sequence ATGAAGCTCTCGCAAATCGCACTAGTATCCGCTACCGCCGTCGGCGCGGCTctcgccgcgcccgcggcgcAGACCACCGTGACAGAACACGTCCACCAGGAGCACACCGCCACGGTGCGCGCGGCGGTGTACGTCGATAACGGTTCGACGTACACGTCGCTGACCACGGAGCAGCCCTCCGACGCGGTCGCTACCGCGACCGCCTCGGCGAGCGAGGCCACCGGCTccgtcgtcgtcgttgtGACGACCTTGTACGGCTCGGGTGCGGCGTCGTCCGCGCCAGTATCGTCCGCGGAATCGACTTCGTCCGCGCCTCTAGTGACCGCGGTGGCCCAGAAGGCCGCGGCCGTGTCCGAGACCGCCAGCGAGTCCAGCGAGGCTGCGACCAGCAGTGCGGCGAGCAGCGCTGATGCGGGCACCAGCGCCGCAGAGACGTCCGTCGCGGCGTCGACGTCGTCGTCCGCTGCGCCCGAGACCACCACCGTGGCCGCGACCTCCGAGTCGTCCACCTCGTCCACCTCGTCGCCCGCTAAGACCTCGACCTCCGCCGCTGAAACCTCCTCGTCCGCCGCTGCTGAGACCTCTATTTCGACCTCGTCGCCTGCCGCGACCTCGTCCGCGTCGTCCACCTCGTCCTCCGCCGCCGCGTCGTCCACGTCCGGCTCCTCGTCCTTCGCCTCTGCCATCCTCCAGGCCCACAACGACAAGCGTTCCCTCCACCAGGACACCTCGTCTCTCTCGTGGTCCGACGAGCTCGCTTCCTACGCGCAGGACTACGCCGACAACTACGACTGCTCCGGCACCCTGACCCACTCCGGCGGGCCCTACGGTGAGAACCTCGCGGCCGGCTACTCGGGCACCGGCGCCGTCGACGCCTGGTACAGCGAGATCAAGTCCTACGACTGGTCCGACCCTAACTACTCCTCCTCCACCGGCCACTTCACCCAGCTCGTGTGGAAGTCCACCTCCGAGGTGGGCTGCGGCATCAAGTCCTGTGGCAGCGGCACGGGCGACTACGTTATCTGCTCCTACAAGAGCGCGGGCAACGTCATTGGCAGCTTCGCGGAGAACGTCAAGTCATTGAATTAA
- the FPT1 gene encoding chromatin-associated RNAPIII regulator FPT1 (weakly similar to uniprot|Q02209 Saccharomyces cerevisiae YKR011C Hypothetical ORF) → MQEIYVPIGEDQRVKLTLVSTFQHIGQVRKYLHSIQDTFSVELDTCDTITQNLKIQCVSHRACRSCPLYILEFDDVSDGYALWKSAGDWALGTVLSSLFAARPASKHRAARLETQLAAHATRKHDPEFLAQALQKLNVDWDAPHARFEFDFALFVRLLDEAVAPEIGARTCDSYLELVSPLQYKSLTTMVVLRTKVAVSKQHVECSLKDYDARMRGLALARRAADRADSVALDRSHEASVLSDAAERSPSPPVSTSDDDAYLLSSSQQLLTNFQKHFRGMAETFETFDVKRAAQSPRRLAAPSDCWKVSKPVKNGKSKPSKVHA, encoded by the coding sequence ATGCAGGAGATCTACGTGCCCATTGGAGAAGACCAGCGCGTCAAACTCACACTCGTCAGCACTTTCCAACACATCGGCCAGGTCCGCAAGTACCTGCACTCTATCCAAGACACGTTTTCCGTGGAGCTCGACACTTGTGACACGATCACGCAGAACCTGAAGATCCAGTGCGTCTCGCACCGCGCGTGCCGCAGCTGCCCGTTGTATATCCTCGAGTTCGACGACGTCTCGGACGGGTACGCGCTGTGGAAGTCCGCGGGCGACTGGGCGCTCGGCACGGTGCTGTCGTCGCTGTTCGCCGCACGGCCCGCAAGTAAGCATCGGGCCGCGCGGCTCGAGACGCAGCTTGCGGCACACGCAACGCGCAAGCACGACCCGGAGTTCCTCGCGCAAGCGctgcagaagctcaacGTCGACTGGGACGCGCCGCACGCGCGTTTCGAGTTCGACTTCGCGCTCTTCGTGCGCCTGCTCGACGAGGCCGTCGCACCCGAGATCGGCGCCCGCACTTGCGACTCCTACCTCGAGCTGGTCTCGCCGCTGCAGTACAAGAGCCTCACCACAATGGTCGTGCTGAGAACCAAGGTCGCCGTCAGCAAGCAGCACGTGGAGTGCAGCCTCAAAGACTACGACGCGCGCATGCGCGGCctggcgctggcgcgccgcgccgcgGACCGCGCGGATAGTGTGGCGTTGGACCGGAGCCACGAGGCCTCGGTGCTTTCCGACGCTGCCGAGCGCTCGCCGTCGCCTCCGGTCTCCACGTCCGACGACGACGCGTACCTACTCTCTTCCTCGCAGCAGCTGCTCACCAACTTCCAGAAGCACTTCCGTGGTATGGCCGAGACCTTCGAGACCTTCGACGTCAAGCGCGCCGCCCAGTCTCCTAGGCGTCTCGCCGCCCCGTCCGACTGCTGGAAAGTCTCTAAACCTGTGAAAAACGGCAAGTCAAAGCCCAGTAAGGTCCACGCCTAG
- the NET1 gene encoding Net1p (some similarities with uniprot|P47035 Saccharomyces cerevisiae YJL076W NET1 Core subunit of the RENT complex which is a complex involved in nucleolar silencing and telophase exit stimulates transcription by RNA polymerase I and regulates nucleolar structure), producing MYKLQVVLVPPSPGTGAFPLPMNPPTTENSQVLPSGGGVNGSAILGGGRPDLVSTTSANNLFMSSFVSSHIPQPKLRKLLHFTKPTNTLFTLAQEIVERCDKLYPNLAQPVEVLTLQDSNECDLDPDYLVKDVFIVDNVVRAVLRNDIEIAEEDPQSLYSVKRRRLNSSAPSSGGQSNVLHIAKKRPHMLRNSAAMRVSTPLANQIYPPAGGRQVNSDYEDEDVGDRSVLPPPQPQSQPIRISSGVDSAKKINFNEDTVSRSEAVDPDKSRQQRLPSGTPMRSINNKNAMTPERSNAQGQSAAAELTSKVSATPLATNNRITSGMLRIPEPKISEVENELRQGPASPSAELPARPDRIPMKKQQLPQSDDDEQSDPSAEEEPVLAELNNQHFEPGLKNSASRQTSIADNNGSPIKDGNKIGNVNLAELPQVGRRATRKSSLESKVESLIKSATNLSEEAREDMQRRKEDSNNARRKDTFSDEDEAEEGPLQDDPNDTVRVNHLDSANTSFQKSELLSMLKGNKFNIPSDFNKRSLRSNRGFVDNVVQKPDTNPKDVINQRVQRGAARKASELLSSGQSRAQEPSSESDDESSGIETDRSDSGKITVLENEALKKLNIHPLKERVIGEERKEQSKPEKEILERTSVISSVEPQPDREELPGPGVSRGVKRSAAKIPKSSQPATNEPAKAANGKGIKGKSLANKTQKPEPPSAVSSSSSQDSSPASGQTETSSEHPNTIQKSPSREEVSSKLMKAISPAPGDLETKAYQSPEFIEDSDENELTSEKASASEASIPSKDQQKKLPPSILKRKEEAEKRRKEREAVRKARDEEKAKIKAEKEAKKREKEEAIAHKKAEREAKRKLREEEAAKKKTERESRSGAKGPRGASKQTTKPVKESKPADENITSAKAADSGTNEKPVTSNPPEIGSSKSQNHVDDKNTGSLKPQDLAQYFATSDKNKTTAAQKNTPTSSQVAETTDENDTKLEKLKSQFASGKPQSAESKVKAPMEPSTHSQISPETSTSSELPDEDSSSNDNESSGDDSSEDESTLNTKTRRGIVDTPKGAIISIPKRGQKDEFSGVESAPQSTQTALDNKSPEKTPAKVPVTRMMEMSSPAAASKSPSSPKVTKKPESKPSRSLSSLSDLVSRGVPEVKEVSMKSATPLRSSTGKEVSSDDQSEDDSEQSDSDDSESSDGSSDGEGSNFISAKSASKALGRNKKSHSGFASLVKDSKKN from the coding sequence ATGTACAAGCTTCAAGTGGTTCTGGTGCCACCCAGCCCAGGTACGGGAGCTTTTCCGCTCCCAATGAACCCTCCAACAACCGAAAACTCACAGGTTCTTCCCTCCGGCGGTGGTGTTAACGGCTCGGCCATTCTAGGCGGGGGCAGGCCAGACTTGGTTTCTACCACTTCTGCCAACAACCTGTTTATGTCAAGCTTTGTTTCAAGTCATATCCCTCAGCCAAAACTCAGGAAACTGCTGCACTTCACAAAGCCAACCAACACGCTTTTCACGCTGGCACAGGAAATTGTGGAGAGATGCGACAAACTATACCCAAACTTGGCGCAGCCCGTGGAGGTCCTGACGCTGCAGGACTCCAACGAGTGCGATCTTGACCCCGACTATCTTGTCAAGGACGTATTTATCGTCGATAACGTTGTCCGCGCGGTGTTGAGGAACGATATCGAGATCGCCGAGGAGGACCCTCAATCCTTGTACTCTGTGAAACGGAGGCGTCTGAACAGCTCTGCGCCTAGCTCGGGCGGCCAGTCGAACGTCCTTCACATTGCCAAGAAGCGGCCTCATATGTTGCGAAACTCAGCCGCAATGCGTGTTTCCACGCCGCTAGCAAACCAAATCTACCCTCCCGCAGGAGGGAGACAAGTCAACTCAGACTacgaagacgaggatgTTGGAGATCGGTCTGTCTTGCCTCCGCCACAGCCGCAGTCGCAACCTATCCGCATCAGCTCTGGCGTTGACAGtgccaagaaaataaaTTTCAACGAAGATACCGTTTCGAGATCCGAGGCAGTAGACCCTGATAAATCAAGGCAACAACGGTTGCCTTCCGGAACACCTATGCGCAGCATTAACAACAAGAACGCCATGACGCCTGAGAGGTCTAATGCCCAAGGACAAAGTGCGGCGGCTGAATTGACTAGCAAGGTGTCCGCTACGCCGCTTGCTACAAACAATAGAATTACATCTGGTATGCTGAGAATACCAGAACCAAAAATATCTGAAGTTGAGAACGAGCTGAGACAGGGCCCCGCAAGCCCCTCTGCAGAGCTCCCGGCTCGCCCTGACCGCATTCCCATGAAGAAACAACAGCTTCCTCAGTCAGACGATGATGAACAATCCGACCCTTCCGCTGAGGAGGAGCCAGTCTTGGCTGAACTTAACAACCAGCATTTTGAGCCcggtttgaaaaattctgCTTCCCGTCAGACGTCCATTGCTGATAACAACGGATCTCCTATCAAAGATGGGAACAAGATCGGTAACGTGAACTTGGCGGAATTGCCACAGGTTGGGAGAAGAGCTACACGCAAATCTTCCCTCGAGAGCAAGGTTGAATCCCTCATCAAGAGCGCAACAAACCTATCTGAAGAGGCAAGAGAGGACATGCAGCGGCGCAAGGAAGATTCCAATAACGCAAGAAGGAAGGACACTTTTtcagatgaagatgaggctGAGGAAGGTCCTCTTCAGGACGACCCTAACGACACCGTTCGGGTTAACCATTTGGATAGCGCCAATACaagcttccaaaaatcTGAACTGTTGTCCATGCTCAAGGGAAACAAGTTCAATATTCCTTCTGATTTTAACAAGAGATCGCTGAGATCGAACAGGGGCTTCGTCGATAACGtagttcaaaaacctgaTACCAACCCTAAAGATGTGATAAACCAACGAGTCCAAAGAGGTGCCGCAAGGAAAGCCTCCGAGCTGCTCTCCTCGGGCCAAtcaagagctcaagaaccGTCTTCTGAAAGCGATGATGAGTCAAGTGGTATCGAAACTGACAGGAGTGACAGTGGCAAAATTACAGTGCTAGAAAACgaggccttgaaaaagctcaatatCCATCCGCTGAAGGAGCGAGTTATTGGAGAAGAGCGTAAGGAGCAGTCTAAACCTGAAAAGGAAATACTTGAACGCACTTCTGTTATTTCGTCTGTTGAACCCCAGCCAGATCGGGAAGAACTGCCTGGTCCTGGTGTTTCTAGAGGCGTTAAGCGTTCTGCTGCGAAAATTCCTAAAAGCTCTCAGCCTGCAACCAACGAACCCGCGAAGGCAGCAAATGGCAAGGGGATTAAAGGCAAATCTTTGGCCAACAAAACTCAGAAGCCAGAGCCCCCTAGCGCTGtaagctcttcttcgtcacAAGACTCGTCGCCAGCTTCTGGTCAAACGGAGACCTCGAGCGAACATCCTAACACTATTCAAAAGTCGCCATCCCGAGAGGAAGTCTCCTCGAAATTAATGAAAGCCATCTCTCCTGCTCCAGGGGACCTCGAAACCAAGGCTTATCAAAGTCCGGAATTTATTGAAGACTCTGATGAAAATGAGCTCACGAGCGAAAAGGCCTCCGCCAGCGAAGCGTCGATTCCTTCTAAGGAccagcagaaaaagcttccTCCATCTATTTTAAAGAGGAAGGAGGAAGCTGAGAAAAGGAGAAaggaaagagaagcagTCAGAAAAGCGCgggatgaagaaaaggcgaAGATTAAGGCcgagaaagaagccaagaagaggGAAAAGGAGGAGGCTATTGCACacaaaaaagcagaaagagaagctaAGAGAAAACTTCGGGAAGAAGAGGCcgcgaagaaaaaaacgGAACGGGAGTCCCGTTCTGGTGCAAAAGGACCTCGTGGTGCTTCCAAGCAAACCACAAAACCTGTGAAAGAAAGTAAGCCAGCCGATGAGAATATAACTTCTGCCAAAGCAGCGGATAGCGGCACTAACGAGAAGCCAGTCACCTCAAATCCACCAGAAATTGGCAGCTCGAAGTCTCAAAATCATGTGGACGATAAGAACACAGGCTCTTTGAAGCCCCAAGACTTAGCCCAGTACTTCGCTACAtctgacaaaaacaaaacaactgctgctcaaaaaaacaCTCCAACCAGCTCACAGGTTGCCGAAACCACTGATGAAAATGATACAAAATTAGAGAAATTAAAGTCTCAGTTCGCGTCAGGTAAGCCTCAATCAGCTGAAAGTAAGGTCAAAGCTCCTATGGAGCCAAGCACCCACTCTCAAATATCCCCTGAGACTTCTACTAGCTCTGAGTTGCCTGATGAGGACAGTTCCTCTAATGATAACGAGTCCTCGGGTGATGATTCGTCAGAGGATGAGTCCACACTTAACACAAAAACTCGGAGAGGTATAGTCGACACTCCCAAAGGTGCTATTATTTCTATTCCAAAAAGAGGGCAGAAGGATGAATTCTCAGGTGTTGAAAGTGCCCCACAATCCACCCAGACAGCACTCGACAACAAGTCACCTGAAAAGACTCCAGCCAAGGTTCCAGTCACAAGAATGATGGAGATGTCATCACCAGCAGCCGCCTCAAAATCGCCCTCTTCACCTAAAGTCaccaaaaagccagaatCAAAGCCAAGCAGGTCTTTAAGCTCGTTGTCAGATTTGGTTTCTCGAGGTGTTCCTGAAGTCAAAGAAGTATCGATGAAGAGTGCAACTCCTCTTCGCTCATCTACCGGAAAAGAAGTATCTAGCGACGATCAAAGCGAAGATGATTCTGAACAgagcgacagcgacgatAGCGAAAGCAGCGATGGCTCCTCTGATGGTGAGGGTTCGAATTTCATAAGCGCTAAATCAGCCAGTAAGGCGTTGGGCAGAAATAAAAAGTCGCATAGTGGGTTTGCCTCATTGGTCAAAGACTCCAAAAAGAACTAA
- the PHR1 gene encoding deoxyribodipyrimidine photo-lyase PHR1 (similar to uniprot|P05066 Saccharomyces cerevisiae YOR386W PHR1 DNA photolyase involved in photoreactivation repairs pyrimidine dimers in the presence of visible light induced by DNA damage regulated by transcriptional repressor Rph1p), whose product MKRSVSPPPAVSKKLKLSEGFEAYYKLDPRYYPNAITWQQANEFNNGKREKPAALLDERIKKQKLPAKADISAVVHWFRTDLRVRDNAALSNAIKLLREIRGQKKDAQLIALYTINEHDWRAHLDSGWKLTFALNALESLREMLKQMNVALVVRKFESKKPLLSRSSEFVDWVKEQCVSLAQGNVLVTANAQYETDELYRDLKLFDKQDEQFRFQVYHDQCIVQPGSLTTGKGSQYTVFTPWYKRWVEYLKSHKQGKEAIKIHAVDQESKVNESLAKFESEAYELSDEFLAYLPCDKLEVPPATEADAHELLQEFISSGNAHKYNEKKDTLSLDSTSHLSCYITSGLISTREVVNRAFHENGDSLMRRDIKQNNSVENFIKEVAWRDFYKHVMCNWPYMSMEIAIKFETMDIKWENDEEKFSKWCLGETGLPVVDAIMRKLLYTGYISNRCRMIVASFLSKNLLVDWRWGERWFRKHLLDADLASNAGGWGFCSSTGIDAQPYFRIFNMKLQCERYDPDGKFVKMWVPELKDADNVRIIREGRSEKDAVDGYPSPIVDLKDSRERALEAFREAL is encoded by the coding sequence ATGAAACGCTCAGTCTCTCCACCACCAGCAGTGtccaaaaaactgaagcTCTCCGAGGGTTTCGAGGCGTACTACAAGCTGGACCCGAGGTACTACCCCAATGCAATTACGTGGCAGCAGGCCAATGAGTTCAATAACGGGAAGAGGGAAAAGCCCGCTGCTCTTCTAGACGAGCGtatcaagaagcagaaacTTCCTGCGAAAGCAGACATATCTGCCGTGGTCCACTGGTTCCGGACGGACCTGCGAGTTCGCGACAACGCGGCCCTCAGTAACGCCATCAAGCTGCTCCGTGAGATCAGAGGCCAGAAAAAGGACGCGCAGCTGATTGCGCTGTACACCATCAACGAGCATGACTGGAGGGCACACTTGGATAGCGGCTGGAAGCTCACGTTTGCGCTAAACGCGCTTGAGAGCCTCAGGGAAATGTTGAAACAGATGAACGTCGCGCTGGTAGTGAGGAAGTTTGAGTCCAAAAAGCCACTACTATCGCGCTCCAGTGAATTCGTGGACTGGGTCAAAGAGCAGTGTGTGTCGCTCGCTCAGGGGAACGTGCTAGTCACAGCTAATGCACAGTACGAAACAGACGAGCTATATAGGgacctgaagctcttcgacaAGCAGGACGAGCAATTTCGTTTCCAAGTGTACCACGACCAGTGCATCGTACAGCCCGGGTCCCTGACTACCGGTAAGGGTTCACAATACACAGTATTTACGCCTTGGTACAAGAGGTGGGTCGAATACCTCAAATCTCACAAGCAAGGCAAGGAGGCGATCAAGATCCACGCCGTTGACCAGGAAAGCAAAGTCAACGAGAGCCTCGCCAAGTTCGAGTCTGAAGCTTACGAGTTATCGGACGAGTTCCTGGCATACTTGCCCTGCGATAAGCTGGAGGTGCCCCCTGCCACGGAAGCCGATGCGCACGAGCTGCTACAAGAATTCATCAGCAGTGGTAACGCACACAAATACAACGAGAAGAAAGATACTCTTTCCCTCGACAGCACGTCCCATTTGAGTTGCTATATCACCAGTGGCCTGATAAGCACACGAGAAGTGGTTAACAGGGCTTTCCACGAGAACGGTGACAGCCTGATGCGCCGAGACATCAAGCAGAACAACTCGGTGGAGAACTTCATCAAGGAAGTCGCTTGGAGGGATTTCTACAAGCACGTAATGTGCAACTGGCCCTACATGTCTATGGAAATCGCGATAAAGTTCGAAACCATGGATATCAAGTGGGAGAACGACGAGGAAAAGTTTAGCAAGTGGTGCTTAGGCGAGACAGGGCTGCCTGTCGTGGACGCTATTATGCGTAAGCTTTTGTACACGGGCTACATCAGTAACCGGTGCCGAATGATTGTGGCGTCGTTTTTGTCTAAAAACCTGCTGGTGGACTGGCGCTGGGGCGAGCGCTGGTTCCGCAAGCACCTGCTGGATGCGGACCTGGCCTCGAACGCGGGTGGCTGGGGGTTCTGCTCCAGCACAGGCATCGACGCGCAGCCGTACTTTCGGATTTTCAACATGAAGCTGCAGTGTGAGAGATACGACCCAGACGGCAAGTTCGTCAAGATGTGGGTGCCCGAGTTGAAGGACGCGGACAACGTACGCATTATCAGAGAGGGCCGGAGTGAGAAAGACGCAGTGGACGGGTACCCGTCGCCCATCGTGGATCTGAAAGACAGTAGGGAGAGAGCACTGGAGGCGTTCAGAGAGGCCCTGTAA
- a CDS encoding MFS transporter (similar to uniprot|P38124 Saccharomyces cerevisiae YBR008C FLR1 Plasma membrane multidrug transporter member of the major facilitator superfamily involved in efflux of fluconazole diazaborine benomyl methotrexate and other drugs) translates to MYSDNYRNTLLVDVLEYFRLVKPSHNFAPQATQASLDQESSNKSTKEADIEKDLESGSGAGSAAASATGENRTDGEAAASDPFLVDWNGPSDPENPHNWSRSKKGFVVVQIMILTCVTYMGASIYTPGQEYIQQEFGVGHVVGTLNLSLYVLGYGLGPMVFSPLSETARFGRQHIYLVTLFLFMIFQVGAATVHNIGGLVVIRFISGVLCSPALATGAGSMGDFISPELVPIFIGMWAVGAVAAPVLAPLLGAAMTVAENWRWIFWLLMWLAAATFLLLAAFFPETYASNILHRRAARIRRETGDNRYYTKQERAESEIKTKDFISEILYRPFEIIFKEPIVLAFDIYIALCYGAFYLFFEAFPIVFVGIYNFTLIELGLAFLGFCVGCVIAYIAFLTFLAKVIMPKFKNNTFTPESFLLLAMSVCWSLPLSLFLFGWAAGVHWILPMIAEIFFVLCVFNLFQATFAYLAICYPRYMASVFAGNGFCRAVFACAFPLFGRAMYENLGSEKYPVGWGSSLVGFFSIALAAIPFIFNKYGSQLRGRSSYAN, encoded by the coding sequence ATGTATAGCGACAATTACCGAAACACGCTTCTGGTGGACGTCCTGGAGTACTTCCGGCTGGTTAAGCCCAGCCACAACTTCGCGCCGCAGGCGACGCAGGCGTCTCTGGACCAGGAGTCGTCGAATAAATCGACCAAAGAAGCAGACATCGAGAAGGACCTCGAGTCCGGCAGCGGCGCTGGCAGCGCCGCCGCCAGCGCCACGGGCGAAAACAGGACCGACGGCGAGGCGGCGGCCAGCGACCCGTTCCTGGTCGACTGGAACGGACCCAGCGACCCCGAAAACCCCCACAACTGGAGCAGGTCCAAGAAGGGCTTTGTGGTGGTCCAGATCATGATCCTCACGTGCGTCACATACATGGGCGCGTCCATCTACACGCCGGGCCAGGAGTACATCCAACAGGAGTTCGGCGTGGGCCACGTCGTCGGCACGCTCAACCTCTCCCTCTACGTGCTGGGCTACGGCCTGGGCCCCATGGTGTTCTCGCCGCTCTCGGAGACCGCGCGCTTCGGGCGCCAGCACATCTACCTCGTCACACTATTCCTCTTCATGATTTTCCAGGTGGGCGCCGCCACGGTTCATAACATTGGCGGCCTGGTCGTTATCCGGTTCATCAGCGGCGTGCTGTGCTCGCCTGCGCTCGCCACGGGCGCGGGAAGCATGGGCGACTTCATCTCTCCGGAGCTCGTACCCATCTTCATTGGTATGTGGGCCGTGGGCGCCGTGGCGGCCCCCGTGCTCGCTCCTCTCCTGGGTGCGGCCATGACAGTCGCGGAAAACTGGCGCTGGATCTTCTGGCTGTTGATGTGGCTTGCCGCTGCCACGTTCCTGCTCCTGGCGGCCTTCTTCCCAGAGACGTATGCAAGCAACATCCTGCACCGCCGCGCGGCCAGAATCAGACGCGAGACCGGCGACAACCGCTACTACACCAAGCAGGAGCGCGCCGAAAGCGAAATTAAAACCAAGGACTTCATCTCGGAGATCCTGTACAGACCCTTTGAGATCATTTTCAAGGAGCCTATTGTGCTAGCCTTCGACATCTACATCGCGCTCTGTTACGGCGCGTTCTACCTCTTCTTCGAGGCCTTCCCCATTGTGTTTGTCGGCATTTACAACTTTACTCTGATCGAGCTGGGCCTCGCGTTCCTGGGCTTCTGCGTGGGCTGTGTGATAGCGTACATCGCGTTCCTGACATTCCTGGCCAAAGTCATCATgccaaagttcaagaacaacacTTTCACTCCCGAATCTTTCCTCTTACTAGCCATGTCCGTGTGCTGGTCTCTGCCCCTGTCGCTCTTCCTGTTTGGCTGGGCGGCCGGCGTCCACTGGATCCTGCCGATGATCGCGGAGAtattctttgttttgtgtGTATTCAACTTGTTCCAGGCCACCTTTGCCTACCTGGCCATCTGCTACCCACGCTACATGGCGTCCGTGTTTGCCGGAAATGGCTTCTGTCGTGCAGTTTTCGCATGCGCCTTCCCGCTCTTCGGTCGCGCAATGTATGAGAACCTTGGTTCCGAGAAGTACCCGGTAGGGTGGGGCTCTTCTTTGGTGGGGTTCTTCAGCATTGCTTTGGCCGCCATTCCtttcattttcaacaaatatgGCTCGCAGTTGAGGGGCAGGTCCTCTTACGCTAATTAA